From one Rhizobium rosettiformans genomic stretch:
- a CDS encoding ABC transporter permease, whose amino-acid sequence MRHGNRRLDLLLAFGAASFILLPWYRLESGFFGLNWLGDFPFSEQTAPGLLQLLGYGRLWLLGVVLFFGLGLGSRFIADPMRRGAFFAAAGAAGLVYLCLQGLAVGFSGWTWGISESLFGPLSDGQPSMGAGAVSMAIVFVLMFAFGLVERGVMKGDAFVVGSISLLVFLVFVFVFYPIGSMLVAAVQDFDGSFKPDGFIKNLQDPGIWSLSCVIGEGRCGVAWRTFTLAIMTASASTLLGLAFALVATRTRFPFKKGLRLLTVLPIITPPFVIGLALVLLFGRAGVVTETLSSLFGIEPGRWLYGLTGIWIAQVLSFTPISFLVLIGVVEGVSPSMEEASQTLRADRWRTFWRVSLPLMKPGLANAFLIGFIESMADFGNPLVLGGSNGVLSTEIFFAVVGSQNDPSRAAVLALVLLFFTLSAFLAQRLWLSGKNFATVTGKGDSGAHIALPRGISIGVHAIVIPWMLFTVVVYGMILVGGFVTTWGLDNTLTLKHYARAFSVSIQDGSIAWTGVAWNSFWTTMEISLISAPLTAAVGLLTAYIIVRQKFAGRNLFEFALMMSFAIPGTVIGVSYIMAFNLPPLEMTGSALILIACFVFRNMPVGVRGGIAAMSQLDKSLDEASLTLRADSFRTVRKIILPLLRPAITAALVYSFVRAITSISAVIFLVSAEHNMATSYIVGLVENGEYGVAIAYSSMLIVVMITVIAGFQLLVGERKLRRENRVAGLGNKNPVPLGQEKTA is encoded by the coding sequence CTTCATTCTGCTTCCCTGGTATCGGCTGGAATCCGGCTTTTTCGGCCTGAACTGGCTGGGTGATTTTCCTTTTTCGGAGCAAACCGCGCCGGGTCTGCTGCAGCTTCTGGGCTATGGTCGGCTATGGCTGCTCGGTGTTGTCCTCTTCTTCGGTCTCGGTCTTGGCTCCCGTTTCATCGCTGACCCAATGCGCCGCGGTGCGTTCTTCGCGGCAGCAGGTGCAGCGGGTCTCGTCTATCTCTGCCTTCAGGGACTTGCGGTCGGGTTTTCCGGATGGACCTGGGGGATCAGCGAATCCCTTTTTGGGCCACTCTCTGATGGGCAACCTTCGATGGGTGCCGGTGCCGTCTCCATGGCGATCGTCTTCGTGCTCATGTTCGCCTTCGGTCTTGTCGAACGCGGCGTGATGAAAGGCGACGCCTTCGTCGTCGGGTCGATCTCACTCCTGGTATTTCTGGTCTTCGTCTTCGTCTTCTATCCGATCGGCAGCATGCTGGTTGCGGCCGTCCAGGATTTCGATGGCTCCTTCAAGCCCGACGGGTTCATCAAGAATTTGCAGGATCCAGGCATCTGGAGCCTAAGCTGTGTGATCGGTGAAGGACGCTGCGGCGTTGCCTGGCGCACCTTTACCCTAGCCATCATGACGGCCTCCGCCTCGACGCTTCTCGGCCTCGCCTTTGCGCTCGTCGCCACCCGCACCCGATTCCCCTTCAAGAAGGGACTGCGGCTGCTGACCGTCCTGCCGATCATCACGCCGCCCTTCGTCATCGGCCTTGCACTCGTCCTGCTCTTCGGCCGCGCCGGTGTGGTCACCGAGACCCTGTCGAGCTTGTTTGGGATTGAACCTGGCCGCTGGCTTTATGGTCTGACCGGCATCTGGATCGCTCAGGTCCTGTCCTTCACCCCAATCTCCTTCCTGGTTCTGATCGGTGTCGTCGAGGGCGTCAGCCCGTCGATGGAGGAGGCATCCCAGACTCTGCGTGCGGATCGCTGGCGCACCTTCTGGCGTGTTTCGCTGCCGCTGATGAAGCCTGGCCTCGCCAATGCCTTTCTGATCGGCTTTATCGAAAGCATGGCCGACTTCGGCAATCCGCTGGTCCTCGGTGGAAGTAATGGCGTCCTCTCGACCGAAATCTTCTTTGCCGTCGTCGGCTCGCAGAACGATCCATCCCGGGCAGCAGTACTTGCGCTCGTCCTCCTCTTCTTCACGCTATCGGCTTTTCTTGCCCAGCGCCTCTGGCTGTCGGGAAAGAATTTCGCGACCGTCACCGGCAAGGGAGACAGCGGCGCCCATATCGCGCTGCCGCGTGGCATCTCCATCGGCGTGCACGCCATCGTCATTCCGTGGATGCTCTTCACCGTCGTCGTCTATGGCATGATCCTCGTCGGTGGCTTTGTCACCACCTGGGGTCTCGACAACACACTGACGCTCAAGCACTACGCCCGTGCGTTTTCGGTCAGCATTCAGGATGGTTCGATCGCCTGGACGGGTGTCGCCTGGAATTCCTTCTGGACCACCATGGAGATCTCGCTCATCTCCGCACCGCTGACGGCTGCCGTCGGTTTGCTGACCGCTTACATCATCGTGCGGCAGAAATTCGCCGGCCGGAACCTCTTCGAGTTCGCCCTGATGATGAGCTTTGCCATTCCCGGCACGGTCATCGGCGTCAGCTACATCATGGCCTTCAACCTGCCTCCGCTCGAAATGACCGGTTCGGCGCTCATCCTGATTGCCTGCTTCGTATTCCGCAACATGCCGGTTGGCGTGCGCGGCGGGATTGCGGCCATGAGCCAGCTCGACAAGAGCCTGGACGAAGCCTCGCTCACGCTTCGAGCCGACAGCTTCCGCACGGTGCGCAAGATCATCCTGCCGCTCCTGCGCCCCGCCATCACGGCAGCCCTGGTCTATTCCTTCGTCCGCGCCATCACGTCTATCAGCGCTGTTATCTTCCTCGTCAGCGCCGAACACAACATGGCGACATCCTACATCGTCGGTCTGGTCGAAAACGGCGAATACGGCGTGGCGATCGCCTATTCCTCCATGCTGATCGTCGTAATGATCACCGTCATCGCCGGTTTTCAGCTCCTCGTCGGCGAACGAAAGCTGCGCCGCGAAAATCGTGTTGCCGGTCTAGGTAACAAAAATCCCGTTCCTCTTGGTCAGGAGAAAACCGCATGA
- a CDS encoding ABC transporter ATP-binding protein produces MINVKAGSVTFQNVRKTFGAFTAIHDLSLTIEPGTLVTLLGPSGCGKTTTLRMLAGLEHPTSGKILIGGKDVTMLPANERDVSMVFQSYALFPHMTSLENVAYGLQSSGLGKKEAREKAEEGLKLVGLAGMGHRLPAELSGGQQQRVAVARALVLEPQVLLLDEPLSNLDARLRRRVRTEIRDLQQRLGFTAVYVTHDQDEALAVSDTIIVMKDGEIAQSGAPRELYEAPASPFIADFMGEANVLPCEVVKSDAGEVLVRVNNLEHRLRSSAGRGPAKLAVRPGAIRIGAAGAEGLRGRVLHSAYLGGHVEYEVETDVGTLFVIDHDVDHAHAATSDVTLAFKNRGIAVISG; encoded by the coding sequence ATGATCAATGTCAAAGCCGGATCCGTCACCTTTCAGAATGTCCGCAAGACCTTCGGTGCCTTCACCGCCATCCACGATCTGTCACTCACCATTGAACCGGGCACGCTGGTCACCCTGCTCGGACCCTCCGGCTGCGGCAAGACGACGACACTGCGCATGCTGGCGGGCCTCGAACACCCAACCTCCGGCAAGATCCTGATCGGCGGCAAGGATGTGACCATGCTGCCGGCCAACGAACGCGACGTGTCGATGGTTTTCCAGTCCTATGCACTCTTTCCGCACATGACCTCGCTCGAAAACGTCGCCTATGGCTTACAGTCATCAGGCCTGGGCAAGAAGGAGGCGCGCGAGAAGGCAGAGGAGGGACTGAAGCTTGTCGGCCTCGCCGGTATGGGCCATCGCCTGCCGGCCGAGCTTTCGGGCGGCCAGCAGCAGCGCGTCGCCGTCGCCCGTGCCCTGGTGTTGGAGCCGCAGGTCCTGCTTCTCGACGAGCCGCTCTCCAATCTCGACGCGCGCTTGAGGCGCCGGGTCCGTACGGAAATCCGCGATCTCCAGCAGCGTCTGGGTTTCACCGCCGTCTATGTCACCCATGACCAAGACGAGGCGCTTGCCGTCTCCGACACGATCATCGTGATGAAGGACGGGGAAATCGCCCAGTCCGGGGCGCCCCGCGAACTATACGAAGCGCCGGCCTCGCCCTTCATCGCCGACTTCATGGGGGAGGCCAACGTGCTGCCCTGTGAGGTTGTCAAATCCGATGCCGGCGAGGTGCTGGTGCGGGTCAACAATCTTGAGCATCGCCTCCGTTCCAGCGCGGGTCGGGGTCCGGCCAAGCTTGCAGTCCGACCTGGTGCGATCAGGATCGGTGCAGCCGGCGCGGAGGGGTTGCGGGGCCGCGTCCTCCACTCCGCCTATCTCGGCGGTCATGTCGAATATGAGGTCGAGACCGATGTCGGCACGCTCTTCGTCATCGATCACGATGTCGATCATGCCCATGCCGCCACCAGTGATGTCACACTCGCGTTCAAGAACCGTGGCATTGCCGTCATCAGCGGCTGA
- a CDS encoding inositol monophosphatase family protein: MTVNDTALAARFALAKTLAAEAGAMALDYFNRRDTLVIETKRDLQDVVSIADRNVETFLKERVAEIYANDGFLGEEFGHDEGSSGYTWVVDPIDGTAPFVNGMPTWCVSVAIVRDGEPVVGVIHVPCSDEIYASALGLGASLNDKPLRLDPSRNLQNAMTGIGCNNYVTPERVGAIIAGLMAQGGNFIRNGSGALMLAYVAAGRLVGYYEPHMRAWDCMAGFCLVREAGGKNLHFPGSGPEFLNGHPVLAANQSCFDELMQLHLGNL, from the coding sequence ATGACAGTGAATGATACGGCACTCGCGGCGCGTTTTGCGCTGGCCAAGACGCTTGCCGCCGAAGCGGGCGCCATGGCGCTCGACTATTTCAATCGGCGCGACACGCTGGTGATCGAGACGAAGCGCGACCTGCAGGATGTGGTGTCGATCGCCGACCGCAATGTTGAGACTTTCCTGAAGGAGCGTGTTGCCGAGATCTACGCCAATGACGGCTTCCTCGGCGAGGAGTTCGGCCACGACGAAGGCTCCTCAGGCTACACTTGGGTCGTCGACCCGATCGACGGCACTGCGCCCTTCGTCAACGGCATGCCGACCTGGTGTGTCTCTGTCGCCATCGTCCGGGATGGGGAGCCGGTTGTCGGCGTCATTCATGTGCCCTGCTCGGACGAGATTTACGCCTCGGCACTCGGTTTGGGTGCGTCCCTGAACGACAAGCCCCTGCGCCTCGATCCCAGCCGCAACCTGCAAAACGCGATGACTGGGATCGGGTGCAACAACTACGTCACCCCCGAACGCGTCGGTGCGATCATCGCCGGCCTCATGGCGCAGGGCGGAAACTTTATCCGCAATGGTTCCGGGGCGCTGATGCTGGCCTATGTCGCAGCCGGTCGCTTGGTGGGGTATTACGAACCACATATGCGTGCCTGGGATTGCATGGCCGGTTTCTGCCTTGTCCGCGAAGCCGGCGGCAAGAACCTTCATTTCCCGGGAAGTGGTCCCGAGTTCCTGAATGGGCATCCGGTTCTTGCCGCAAACCAGTCCTGCTTTGATGAACTGATGCAGCTTCACCTTGGCAATCTTTGA
- a CDS encoding type II toxin-antitoxin system HipA family toxin, which yields MSRVLDVYAKDRKAGELRQDSDASLTFTYDGDYLANDPVALSMSLPVREEPFLDRIARPFFSGLLPDEGARRRLAAALGISSGNAFGLLEVIGGECAGALSLVPPGQLPPASTTDDAEALDEKRLEEILSLLRQRPLLGGEADIRLSLAGAQDKLAVTVLNGQILLPRGGRPTTHILKPFIEGLDGTVENEVFCMSLGRRLGLDVPAVSKAAAGKVDYFLVERYDRLTLEDGRIERLHQEDFCQALSVPPELKYEEEGGPGISQCLQLIRQTTARPAAETLRFQRMLMFHYLIGNADAHAKNYALLYRGKAPDLAPMYDAICTAAYPRLSKKMAMALGGRSLPDTIQMEHWASLVPSNKAATRMLAGELVRMADAIGPEADALMEEMSENGTDHPILKTVRKIIDTRCALVRRALEKPSL from the coding sequence ATGAGCCGCGTGCTGGACGTCTACGCAAAAGATCGGAAGGCCGGCGAGCTTAGGCAGGATAGCGACGCCTCGCTTACCTTTACTTATGACGGCGACTACCTCGCCAATGATCCGGTCGCATTGTCAATGTCGCTCCCGGTGAGGGAAGAGCCATTCCTCGATCGAATCGCCCGCCCCTTCTTCTCTGGACTCCTGCCTGATGAAGGCGCCAGGCGTCGATTGGCTGCAGCACTGGGCATATCCTCAGGCAACGCCTTCGGGCTGCTGGAGGTTATCGGTGGGGAATGCGCGGGTGCCTTGTCGCTTGTTCCACCAGGACAACTCCCGCCGGCCTCGACGACAGACGATGCCGAAGCACTCGATGAGAAGCGCCTGGAAGAGATCCTCTCCCTGCTCAGACAGAGGCCCTTGCTCGGCGGGGAAGCGGACATACGCCTTTCGCTTGCCGGCGCTCAGGACAAGCTGGCTGTCACCGTTCTCAACGGTCAGATATTGCTGCCGCGAGGCGGGCGCCCGACGACGCATATCCTGAAACCGTTCATCGAGGGCCTCGACGGCACGGTGGAGAACGAAGTGTTCTGCATGAGCCTGGGACGTCGTCTCGGCCTCGATGTCCCCGCTGTGTCGAAGGCCGCAGCCGGCAAGGTCGATTACTTCCTGGTCGAGCGCTACGATCGGCTGACGCTTGAAGACGGGCGGATCGAGCGGCTGCACCAGGAAGACTTCTGCCAGGCGCTGAGCGTGCCTCCGGAGCTCAAGTATGAGGAAGAGGGTGGCCCCGGCATCAGTCAGTGCCTCCAGCTGATCCGACAGACGACGGCCAGGCCCGCGGCCGAGACATTGCGCTTCCAGCGAATGCTGATGTTCCACTACCTGATTGGCAATGCCGACGCCCATGCCAAGAATTATGCCCTGCTCTATCGTGGGAAGGCGCCGGACCTGGCACCGATGTATGACGCTATTTGCACGGCTGCCTATCCACGACTGTCAAAGAAGATGGCGATGGCTCTCGGCGGCAGGTCACTGCCGGATACGATCCAGATGGAACACTGGGCATCGCTCGTGCCGTCCAACAAGGCTGCAACGCGTATGCTGGCCGGCGAATTGGTCCGCATGGCAGACGCGATCGGGCCGGAAGCCGATGCGCTGATGGAAGAGATGTCCGAGAATGGCACTGACCACCCGATCTTGAAGACCGTCCGAAAGATCATCGACACCAGATGCGCCCTGGTCAGAAGGGCGCTGGAGAAGCCTAGCCTGTAG
- a CDS encoding helix-turn-helix domain-containing protein: MSTISDSAALGQLIRAERKRQQLTQEQLAGVAGVGVRFVRELESGKESCRVGLALTVLQSLGLTVSITNRGASS, translated from the coding sequence ATGTCGACGATCTCTGACAGCGCAGCTCTCGGTCAGCTAATCCGCGCAGAGCGAAAGCGTCAGCAACTGACCCAGGAACAGCTTGCTGGCGTCGCGGGCGTGGGCGTGCGGTTCGTGCGCGAACTGGAGAGCGGCAAGGAAAGCTGCCGTGTCGGACTTGCTTTGACCGTCCTTCAGTCGCTCGGCTTGACCGTGAGCATCACCAACCGTGGAGCTTCCTCATGA
- a CDS encoding DUF1488 family protein, with translation MTLSFPNPTRAYDETRGLIRFIGHDGLNQVLFLLPVAVFDREGAPGRRKERDYLLAFDRLRERILTTARKAYQSRPRHTIELDLSAFGSSLQSAT, from the coding sequence ATGACCCTCTCCTTCCCCAATCCGACCCGTGCCTATGACGAGACCCGCGGTCTCATTCGTTTCATCGGGCATGATGGCCTCAACCAGGTTCTGTTTCTCTTGCCCGTCGCCGTGTTCGATCGCGAGGGCGCCCCCGGACGCCGGAAGGAACGCGACTATCTCCTGGCATTCGATCGCCTGCGGGAGCGCATTCTGACGACAGCGAGGAAAGCCTATCAGTCTCGGCCACGACATACGATCGAACTCGATCTCAGTGCATTCGGGTCGTCCCTCCAGTCGGCGACCTGA
- a CDS encoding glycosyltransferase family 4 protein yields MNRPSRIAFIGNSLPRKCGIATFTGDLSQALVDAVEPVQTSIVAVTDARQIYAYPSDVIFEIREEEVEDYVTAARVLNEGRFDVVSLQHEFGIFGGPDGEHILMLLENLRIPLVTTFHTILAEPTPSQHRVLQKVAAHSSRVVVMAEKARTLLTDIYGVAPQKIDVIAHGIPDRPFHDPDLAKIERGYADRPIILTFGLLSPNKGIEVVIDAMPAILKESPEALYIVLGATHPTLLRQQGEAYRDSLRQRTERLGVDHAVQFLNRFVDLPTLLDFIAMCDVYVTPYLDEAQMTSGTLSYSFGMGSAVVSTPYWHACDLLGDGRGILVPFGDASATGKAISTLLDDDAARTAMRKRAYEAGRAMIWSHVATLYLDSMAKARTAFRPKLVSDLVSLRIKRPPQQTALRLGHFHAMCDDTGITQHAVFSVPDRSHGYCVDDNARALLLSSLLSAIGETGIADRMTASFAAFVEHAWNPDTGRFRNFMSYDRRWLEDEGSEDSHGRTLWALGACALSDTDAPRRRWASALFARAMSVTLDFRSPRAWAFTLLGLNDYCAANPNDSRARMLRIRLAENLMDLERRVSTGGRRWFEQGLSYENARLSQALITTGLSTNVPAFVEMGVATLEWLMTQQTGEKGYFRPVGTDGFFEVGQAPKLFDQQPVEATATVAACLAAYEATSDKSWIEAANRAFDWFTGSNDHGVSLVDPETGSCRDGLHVDRPNENRGAESVLCYLISCVELGRANQMLRPILPRVGVRQLS; encoded by the coding sequence ATGAACAGACCGTCACGTATCGCCTTCATTGGCAACTCTCTTCCGCGCAAATGCGGCATAGCAACCTTCACCGGCGATCTTTCCCAGGCGCTGGTCGACGCGGTCGAGCCCGTCCAGACGAGCATCGTCGCCGTGACGGACGCCAGGCAGATTTACGCCTATCCGAGCGACGTGATCTTCGAGATCCGTGAGGAGGAAGTCGAAGACTATGTGACGGCCGCGCGGGTTCTGAATGAAGGCCGGTTCGATGTGGTTTCCCTGCAGCATGAATTCGGTATCTTCGGGGGGCCGGACGGCGAACACATTCTGATGCTTCTGGAAAACCTGCGTATTCCGCTCGTCACCACCTTCCATACGATCCTCGCCGAGCCGACTCCGTCTCAACACCGCGTGTTGCAGAAGGTCGCCGCCCATTCCAGCCGTGTCGTCGTCATGGCCGAGAAGGCGCGCACGCTGCTCACAGACATCTATGGCGTGGCCCCCCAGAAGATCGACGTCATTGCCCATGGCATACCCGACCGCCCCTTTCACGATCCGGACCTGGCCAAGATCGAGCGCGGTTACGCCGATCGCCCCATCATCCTGACATTTGGTCTGCTCTCTCCCAACAAGGGTATCGAGGTGGTCATCGATGCCATGCCCGCGATCCTGAAAGAGAGCCCCGAGGCCCTGTACATCGTCCTCGGCGCCACGCACCCGACCCTCCTGCGCCAGCAGGGCGAGGCCTATCGCGACAGTCTTCGCCAGCGCACCGAGCGGCTGGGTGTCGATCATGCCGTGCAGTTTCTCAATCGCTTCGTCGATCTGCCGACGCTTCTCGACTTCATTGCCATGTGTGATGTCTACGTGACGCCCTATCTCGACGAGGCGCAGATGACGTCGGGAACGCTCTCCTACAGTTTTGGCATGGGAAGTGCTGTGGTTTCTACACCCTATTGGCACGCCTGCGATCTCTTAGGCGACGGCCGAGGCATTTTGGTTCCTTTCGGCGACGCGTCGGCCACGGGTAAGGCAATCTCTACCTTGCTCGACGATGACGCGGCCCGGACGGCTATGCGCAAGAGGGCCTACGAGGCTGGCCGCGCGATGATCTGGTCGCATGTCGCCACGCTCTACCTCGACAGCATGGCGAAGGCGCGAACGGCCTTTCGGCCAAAGCTCGTCAGCGACCTCGTATCCTTGCGGATCAAACGCCCACCGCAGCAGACGGCTTTGAGGCTCGGCCATTTTCACGCGATGTGCGACGACACGGGAATTACGCAGCACGCGGTCTTCTCCGTGCCGGACAGGTCGCATGGCTACTGCGTCGATGACAATGCGCGAGCTTTGCTTTTATCCTCACTCCTCTCGGCCATCGGCGAAACGGGCATCGCGGACCGCATGACTGCCTCCTTCGCAGCCTTCGTCGAACACGCCTGGAACCCGGACACCGGTCGCTTCAGAAATTTCATGAGCTACGACCGCCGCTGGCTGGAAGATGAAGGCTCAGAAGATAGTCATGGGCGAACCCTCTGGGCGCTCGGAGCCTGCGCCCTGTCCGATACCGACGCGCCGCGCCGCCGATGGGCGAGTGCCCTTTTCGCCCGGGCGATGTCCGTCACACTCGACTTCCGTTCACCTCGCGCCTGGGCCTTCACGCTTCTCGGCCTCAACGATTATTGCGCGGCCAATCCCAACGATTCTCGCGCGCGCATGCTGCGCATACGGCTCGCTGAAAATCTCATGGACCTGGAGCGTCGTGTGTCGACGGGCGGGCGCCGTTGGTTCGAGCAGGGACTTTCCTATGAAAACGCCCGGCTGAGCCAAGCCTTGATAACAACGGGCCTGTCGACCAACGTGCCGGCTTTCGTCGAGATGGGTGTTGCGACGCTTGAATGGCTTATGACCCAGCAGACGGGCGAGAAAGGCTATTTCCGTCCCGTCGGCACCGATGGCTTCTTTGAGGTCGGACAGGCGCCCAAGCTCTTCGACCAACAGCCGGTCGAGGCGACGGCCACCGTGGCCGCCTGTCTTGCTGCCTATGAGGCGACCTCGGACAAAAGCTGGATTGAGGCTGCTAACAGGGCCTTCGACTGGTTCACCGGCAGCAATGACCACGGCGTCTCGCTGGTCGACCCGGAAACCGGCAGTTGCCGCGACGGCCTTCATGTGGATCGGCCCAACGAGAACCGTGGCGCCGAATCCGTGCTCTGTTACCTGATCTCCTGTGTCGAACTCGGGCGTGCCAACCAGATGCTGCGCCCGATACTTCCAAGGGTCGGCGTCAGGCAGTTGTCATGA
- a CDS encoding glycoside hydrolase family 130 protein, with translation MTQSSLLNRQALYLKPDPTRVIVRPFKPSTEPRHLNPRDKTRANEIVDRVLSLDPTSTANQLRDILANFDGRHRNLLRQFEARADAMEDAFIHHQQFSQQQRQLVGAYFMNEYSFESAALFNPSIVPHPDQSDIAEGSRRVILSLRAVGEGHISSLTFRSGVIDPEGAVTIDAPTQMAVLPHIHASDGLAPAGCIGISFKSESDLSERVIFPVTEAQANGIEDARFVAFEDDGKTIYFATYTAYSGSSIRSELLETTDFLNLTLTPLRGPAARNKGMALFPRRIDGRYAMIARQDSENLFLLYSDDLHQWDEGRLLMKPEFAWQFVQIGNCGSPVEIDEGWLLFTHGVGPMRRYAIGVTLLDKHDPSIILSRTVEPLLQPEPTEREGYVPNVVYSCGAMRHGDLIALPYAVSDTYSNFTTVKISRLLETMHPTGTAL, from the coding sequence TTGACCCAGTCCAGCCTCCTCAACCGGCAGGCCCTCTATCTGAAGCCGGATCCGACACGGGTCATCGTGCGCCCGTTCAAGCCATCGACCGAACCTCGGCATCTCAATCCGCGCGACAAGACAAGGGCGAATGAAATCGTCGATCGCGTTCTGTCGCTCGACCCGACCTCGACCGCCAATCAGTTGCGCGACATCCTCGCCAATTTCGATGGCCGGCATCGCAACCTGTTGCGACAGTTCGAGGCGCGGGCGGATGCGATGGAGGATGCCTTTATCCACCATCAACAGTTCAGCCAGCAACAGAGGCAGTTGGTCGGGGCCTATTTCATGAACGAATATTCGTTCGAGTCCGCCGCCCTGTTCAATCCGAGCATCGTGCCGCATCCCGACCAGTCCGACATTGCCGAGGGAAGCCGCCGGGTGATCCTCAGTTTGAGGGCCGTAGGCGAAGGACATATCTCCTCGCTGACCTTCCGCTCCGGAGTGATCGACCCGGAGGGGGCCGTCACCATCGATGCGCCGACGCAAATGGCGGTGTTGCCCCACATTCATGCGAGCGACGGTCTGGCGCCCGCCGGCTGTATCGGGATTAGTTTCAAAAGCGAAAGCGATCTCAGCGAGCGGGTCATATTCCCGGTGACCGAGGCTCAAGCGAACGGCATAGAAGATGCCCGCTTCGTCGCCTTCGAAGACGATGGCAAAACGATCTACTTCGCCACCTACACCGCTTATAGCGGTTCTTCGATCCGCTCCGAGCTTCTGGAGACCACAGACTTCCTGAACTTAACCCTGACGCCGCTGCGGGGACCTGCCGCCCGCAACAAGGGCATGGCGCTCTTTCCCCGTCGCATCGACGGTCGCTATGCGATGATCGCCCGGCAGGACAGTGAAAACCTCTTTCTGCTTTATTCCGACGACCTGCATCAATGGGATGAGGGACGTCTCCTGATGAAGCCGGAATTCGCCTGGCAGTTTGTCCAGATCGGCAATTGTGGCTCCCCTGTAGAGATCGACGAGGGATGGCTCTTGTTCACCCACGGGGTGGGACCGATGCGGCGCTATGCGATTGGGGTGACCCTGCTCGACAAGCATGACCCGAGCATCATCTTGTCGCGCACGGTCGAACCGCTGCTGCAGCCCGAACCGACGGAGCGCGAGGGTTATGTGCCGAACGTCGTCTATTCTTGCGGTGCTATGCGGCATGGCGATCTGATCGCGCTGCCTTATGCGGTCTCGGACACCTATTCCAACTTCACCACCGTGAAGATCAGCAGGCTTCTGGAGACGATGCATCCCACCGGGACAGCCTTGTGA
- a CDS encoding AGE family epimerase/isomerase, translating to MWRRIRRSAMSVQQLKRVFLDDILPTWSRSGFDETCGQFVEYLELDGSPQKGGDVRTRTVARQIYVHAHAAHLGVAPSASLDLAERAFANLHRVAWVGGKRGGYVRTFNRHTEIITDPVRDLYDNACVLLALSWLLTATGKNVYRHQVDQTILAVDRTLTDPFGGWAEDSDGTLPRRQNPHMHYLEATLALCENNRTSSHMRSESNAFALLRSHFLVGPNGPLHEFFGPEWELADRYGSDRLEPGHMCEWVWLTTRHDMLAHSDNTKICMDLFYTALAVGRTEGSLFLVDAVSASKPISPSRRLWPQVEMLKAFLALHKRLGVPRYCTEADDVASAIIASYMTGVPQGCWHDRLDMNDTPMGSTIPASSLYHLWTAVGDQVEGVKPIGSIQEAESR from the coding sequence GTGTGGCGCCGCATCAGGCGATCGGCCATGAGCGTCCAGCAACTGAAACGCGTCTTCCTCGATGACATTCTGCCCACCTGGAGCAGATCCGGCTTCGATGAGACCTGCGGCCAATTCGTCGAATATCTGGAGCTGGATGGATCGCCTCAGAAGGGGGGTGACGTTCGGACCCGGACGGTAGCCCGCCAGATCTATGTTCATGCCCATGCGGCCCATCTCGGCGTTGCCCCTTCAGCTTCGCTCGACTTAGCTGAACGGGCATTCGCCAACCTGCACCGCGTCGCCTGGGTCGGCGGGAAGCGCGGTGGATATGTGAGAACCTTCAACCGCCACACCGAAATCATCACGGATCCCGTTCGCGACCTCTACGACAATGCCTGCGTGCTACTCGCACTCTCCTGGCTGCTGACGGCGACCGGCAAGAATGTCTACAGACACCAGGTCGACCAGACGATCCTGGCGGTTGACCGGACCCTGACGGATCCCTTTGGCGGTTGGGCCGAAGACAGCGACGGCACGCTGCCTCGCCGCCAGAACCCGCATATGCATTACCTCGAAGCGACACTGGCCTTGTGCGAGAACAACCGGACCTCCAGTCATATGAGGTCGGAAAGCAACGCCTTCGCACTCTTGCGCTCCCATTTTCTAGTCGGACCGAATGGGCCGCTACACGAATTCTTCGGCCCCGAATGGGAGCTTGCCGACCGATACGGATCCGATCGGCTGGAGCCAGGCCACATGTGCGAGTGGGTCTGGTTGACGACTCGTCACGATATGCTCGCTCACAGCGATAACACAAAGATATGTATGGACCTGTTTTACACAGCATTAGCGGTTGGGCGCACGGAAGGATCGCTCTTTTTGGTCGACGCCGTTTCGGCAAGCAAGCCCATCAGCCCGTCAAGGCGGTTGTGGCCGCAAGTGGAGATGCTAAAGGCTTTCTTAGCGCTCCATAAGCGACTGGGCGTTCCGCGCTATTGCACAGAGGCAGACGACGTAGCCTCTGCAATCATTGCTTCATACATGACGGGCGTGCCACAAGGCTGCTGGCACGACCGTCTGGACATGAACGACACTCCAATGGGTAGCACGATCCCGGCCAGCTCCCTTTATCACCTCTGGACGGCTGTCGGAGATCAAGTCGAGGGTGTCAAACCAATCGGCTCTATACAGGAAGCTGAAAGCCGTTAA